The Oryzias latipes chromosome 1, ASM223467v1 genome contains a region encoding:
- the LOC101170651 gene encoding A-kinase anchor protein 8-like isoform X1, with the protein MDGRGYGSSYSSWGSGGLGSRDSGGFESYGGGYKDSMSGSGGFGGGSHMKRGISGGSPLSSGGTHADAVIAKINHRLDMLSQFEGGFKGPRGDGFDQYESFDSRTSALPSRDLYRSGGSSFGFGDVRGDSMLLNQQGGSTFGGGMGLGGGGGGFDSPSSAYGVAKMRQNMRESFASGQGGGSGGGGWVGANRRSPRRGGSAGGRGGFGGRRSDPTPLGGGLRGSGSGVQSHGGYSPGGGRGKLPSLLSNRMYPESGGFQGSAAGPHDFPGRHFGGGPRAGRQRGRKRPLNKQVKPQGNFQKKRKNPAEADEPESKMNRKEDEGTETTPAEEPEKADDDKAETAADETQPTEGEDVAAPKQEEMTKPHGKQSQGQEKSKNRKRRGFLERVMFACSVCKFRSFYKADMEVHLESRFHKEHFKFLSSQLSKPTTDFLQEYLMNKFKKTDERVSQMENHSAAICQMYREQDLTRELGMEHFMRKVEAAHCSACDVFIPMQPHLIQKHIKSHDHNYNRKGMMEQSKRGCLSVARSILNHKLIGKKLESYLKGENPFVGNQDEQDPEDSIANEASEVTSEAAAGQTEVKDEPVPEEETVKEEMEEVQIEPPAATAADQEEEREGNMEQDGDKELENAEMEGFEVGEDEDEGYIVHNEFEEGGFRDPDEEEAGANVA; encoded by the exons ATGGACGGTCGCGGTTACGGTTCTA GTTACTCCAGCTGGGGAAGTGGAGGTCTGGGCAGTAGAG attCAGGTGGCTTTGAATCGTATGGGGGAGGTTATAAGGACTCCATGTCTGGCTCCGGGGGCTTTGGAGGAGGCAGCCATATGAAACGAGGAATCTCTGGTGGATCTCCGCTTTCATCTGGAGGCACACATGCGGATGCAGTCATTGCCAAGATTAACCATCGCCTGGACATGCTCAGTCAGTTCGAAGGAGGATTTAAGGGGCCCCGGGGAGATGG GTTTGACCAGTACGAGTCCTTCGACTCGCGCACATCTGCTCTCCCCTCCCGAGATCTCTACAGATCTGGTGGCAGTAGCTTTGGTTTTGGGGATGTCCGTGGAGACAGCATGCTGTTGAATCAGCAAGGAGGCTCGACCTTCGGAGGGGGAATGGggctgggaggaggaggaggaggctttgACAGCCCTTCCTCTGCCTATGGTGTCGCCAAAATGCGACAGAATATGAGGGAGTCCTTCGCCAGTGGCCAAGGAGGAGGTTCTGGAGGTGGAGGATGGGTTGGAGCAAACCGACGTTCCCCCAGAAGGGGTGGAAGTGCTGGGGGTCGAGGAGGGTTTGGGGGCCGCAGGTCTGACCCCACTCCATTAGGTGGAGGTTTGCGGGGAAGTGGCAGCGGTGTTCAGTCCCATGGCGGCTACTCTCCAGGAGGTGGTAGAGGAAAGCTCCCATCCCTCCTGTCCAACCGCATGTACCCTGAGAGCGGGGGCTTCCAGGGTTCTGCTGCAGGGCCTCACGACTTTCCTGGGAGGCATTTTGGAGGGGGCCCAAGGGCTGGCCGCCAACGAGGCCGCAAGAGACCCCTCAACAAA CAGGTGAAACCGCAGGGCAACTTtcagaagaagagaaagaatCCAGCAGAAGCTGATGAGCCAGAGTCAAAGATGAACAGGAAAGAGGATGAAGGGACGGAAACGACACCAG CAGAAGAACCAGAAAAAGCTGATGATGACAAAGCAGAGACGGCAGCCGAT gagACGCAACCCACTGAAGGAGAAGATGTCG CTGCTCCCAAACAGGAGGAAATGACAAAGCCTCATGGAAAACAGAGCCAAGGACAGGAGAAGtcaaaaaacaggaagagaagaGGATTCTTGGAAAG AGTGATGTTTGCATGTTCCGTGTGCAAGTTTCGCTCCTTCTACAAAGCCGATATGGAAGTTCATCTTGAAAGTCGCTTTCACAAGGAGCACTTTAAGTTCCTTTCCAGTCAGCTGTCCAAGCCCACCACAGACTTCTTACAG GAGTACCTTATGAACAAGTTTAAGAAAACTGATGAACGGGTCAGCCAGATGGAAAATCACAGTGCTGCTATCTGCCAGATGTACAGAGAACAGGACTTGACCAGGG AACTGGGCATGGAGCACTTCATGAGGAAGGTGGAGGCAGCTCACTGTTCAGCGTGTGATGTTTTCATTCCCATGCAGCCCCATCTGATCCAGAAACACATCAAGTCTCATGACCATAACTACAACCGAAAG GGAATGATGGAACAGTCCAAGCGAGGATGTCTGTCAGTCGCTCGAAGCATTCTTAACCACAAACTGATTGGCAAGAAGCTGGAGAGCTACCTTAAG GGTGAAAACCCGTTTGTTGGTAACCAGGATGAGCAGGATCCAGAGGACTCCATAGCGAACGAAGCCTCTGAGGTAACCAGTGAGGCAGCAGCTGGTCAGACAGAGGTCAAAGACGAACCTGTGCCTGAGGAAGAGACTGTCAAAGAAGAGATGGAAGAGGTGCAGATAGAACCGCCGGCAGCTACAGCTGCAGACCAAGAAGAAGAACGAGAGGGCAACATGGAGCAGGACGGAGACAAGGAGCTGGAGAATGCAGAAATGGAGGGTTTTGAAGTtggagaggatgaagatgagggaTACATAGTACACAATGAGTTCGAGGAAGGGGGGTTCCGGGATCCTGACGAGGAGGAAGCGGGGGCCAATGTTGCCTAA
- the LOC101170651 gene encoding A-kinase anchor protein 8-like isoform X2: MDGRGYGSSYSSWGSGGLGRDSGGFESYGGGYKDSMSGSGGFGGGSHMKRGISGGSPLSSGGTHADAVIAKINHRLDMLSQFEGGFKGPRGDGFDQYESFDSRTSALPSRDLYRSGGSSFGFGDVRGDSMLLNQQGGSTFGGGMGLGGGGGGFDSPSSAYGVAKMRQNMRESFASGQGGGSGGGGWVGANRRSPRRGGSAGGRGGFGGRRSDPTPLGGGLRGSGSGVQSHGGYSPGGGRGKLPSLLSNRMYPESGGFQGSAAGPHDFPGRHFGGGPRAGRQRGRKRPLNKQVKPQGNFQKKRKNPAEADEPESKMNRKEDEGTETTPAEEPEKADDDKAETAADETQPTEGEDVAAPKQEEMTKPHGKQSQGQEKSKNRKRRGFLERVMFACSVCKFRSFYKADMEVHLESRFHKEHFKFLSSQLSKPTTDFLQEYLMNKFKKTDERVSQMENHSAAICQMYREQDLTRELGMEHFMRKVEAAHCSACDVFIPMQPHLIQKHIKSHDHNYNRKGMMEQSKRGCLSVARSILNHKLIGKKLESYLKGENPFVGNQDEQDPEDSIANEASEVTSEAAAGQTEVKDEPVPEEETVKEEMEEVQIEPPAATAADQEEEREGNMEQDGDKELENAEMEGFEVGEDEDEGYIVHNEFEEGGFRDPDEEEAGANVA; encoded by the exons ATGGACGGTCGCGGTTACGGTTCTA GTTACTCCAGCTGGGGAAGTGGAGGTCTGGGCAG agattCAGGTGGCTTTGAATCGTATGGGGGAGGTTATAAGGACTCCATGTCTGGCTCCGGGGGCTTTGGAGGAGGCAGCCATATGAAACGAGGAATCTCTGGTGGATCTCCGCTTTCATCTGGAGGCACACATGCGGATGCAGTCATTGCCAAGATTAACCATCGCCTGGACATGCTCAGTCAGTTCGAAGGAGGATTTAAGGGGCCCCGGGGAGATGG GTTTGACCAGTACGAGTCCTTCGACTCGCGCACATCTGCTCTCCCCTCCCGAGATCTCTACAGATCTGGTGGCAGTAGCTTTGGTTTTGGGGATGTCCGTGGAGACAGCATGCTGTTGAATCAGCAAGGAGGCTCGACCTTCGGAGGGGGAATGGggctgggaggaggaggaggaggctttgACAGCCCTTCCTCTGCCTATGGTGTCGCCAAAATGCGACAGAATATGAGGGAGTCCTTCGCCAGTGGCCAAGGAGGAGGTTCTGGAGGTGGAGGATGGGTTGGAGCAAACCGACGTTCCCCCAGAAGGGGTGGAAGTGCTGGGGGTCGAGGAGGGTTTGGGGGCCGCAGGTCTGACCCCACTCCATTAGGTGGAGGTTTGCGGGGAAGTGGCAGCGGTGTTCAGTCCCATGGCGGCTACTCTCCAGGAGGTGGTAGAGGAAAGCTCCCATCCCTCCTGTCCAACCGCATGTACCCTGAGAGCGGGGGCTTCCAGGGTTCTGCTGCAGGGCCTCACGACTTTCCTGGGAGGCATTTTGGAGGGGGCCCAAGGGCTGGCCGCCAACGAGGCCGCAAGAGACCCCTCAACAAA CAGGTGAAACCGCAGGGCAACTTtcagaagaagagaaagaatCCAGCAGAAGCTGATGAGCCAGAGTCAAAGATGAACAGGAAAGAGGATGAAGGGACGGAAACGACACCAG CAGAAGAACCAGAAAAAGCTGATGATGACAAAGCAGAGACGGCAGCCGAT gagACGCAACCCACTGAAGGAGAAGATGTCG CTGCTCCCAAACAGGAGGAAATGACAAAGCCTCATGGAAAACAGAGCCAAGGACAGGAGAAGtcaaaaaacaggaagagaagaGGATTCTTGGAAAG AGTGATGTTTGCATGTTCCGTGTGCAAGTTTCGCTCCTTCTACAAAGCCGATATGGAAGTTCATCTTGAAAGTCGCTTTCACAAGGAGCACTTTAAGTTCCTTTCCAGTCAGCTGTCCAAGCCCACCACAGACTTCTTACAG GAGTACCTTATGAACAAGTTTAAGAAAACTGATGAACGGGTCAGCCAGATGGAAAATCACAGTGCTGCTATCTGCCAGATGTACAGAGAACAGGACTTGACCAGGG AACTGGGCATGGAGCACTTCATGAGGAAGGTGGAGGCAGCTCACTGTTCAGCGTGTGATGTTTTCATTCCCATGCAGCCCCATCTGATCCAGAAACACATCAAGTCTCATGACCATAACTACAACCGAAAG GGAATGATGGAACAGTCCAAGCGAGGATGTCTGTCAGTCGCTCGAAGCATTCTTAACCACAAACTGATTGGCAAGAAGCTGGAGAGCTACCTTAAG GGTGAAAACCCGTTTGTTGGTAACCAGGATGAGCAGGATCCAGAGGACTCCATAGCGAACGAAGCCTCTGAGGTAACCAGTGAGGCAGCAGCTGGTCAGACAGAGGTCAAAGACGAACCTGTGCCTGAGGAAGAGACTGTCAAAGAAGAGATGGAAGAGGTGCAGATAGAACCGCCGGCAGCTACAGCTGCAGACCAAGAAGAAGAACGAGAGGGCAACATGGAGCAGGACGGAGACAAGGAGCTGGAGAATGCAGAAATGGAGGGTTTTGAAGTtggagaggatgaagatgagggaTACATAGTACACAATGAGTTCGAGGAAGGGGGGTTCCGGGATCCTGACGAGGAGGAAGCGGGGGCCAATGTTGCCTAA
- the LOC101170651 gene encoding A-kinase anchor protein 8-like isoform X3 → MDGRGYGSSYSSWGSGGLGSRDSGGFESYGGGYKDSMSGSGGFGGGSHMKRGISGGSPLSSGGTHADAVIAKINHRLDMLSQFEGGFKGPRGDGFDQYESFDSRTSALPSRDLYRSGGSSFGFGDVRGDSMLLNQQGGSTFGGGMGLGGGGGGFDSPSSAYGVAKMRQNMRESFASGQGGGSGGGGWVGANRRSPRRGGSAGGRGGFGGRRSDPTPLGGGLRGSGSGVQSHGGYSPGGGRGKLPSLLSNRMYPESGGFQGSAAGPHDFPGRHFGGGPRAGRQRGRKRPLNKQVKPQGNFQKKRKNPAEADEPESKMNRKEDEGTETTPEEPEKADDDKAETAADETQPTEGEDVAAPKQEEMTKPHGKQSQGQEKSKNRKRRGFLERVMFACSVCKFRSFYKADMEVHLESRFHKEHFKFLSSQLSKPTTDFLQEYLMNKFKKTDERVSQMENHSAAICQMYREQDLTRELGMEHFMRKVEAAHCSACDVFIPMQPHLIQKHIKSHDHNYNRKGMMEQSKRGCLSVARSILNHKLIGKKLESYLKGENPFVGNQDEQDPEDSIANEASEVTSEAAAGQTEVKDEPVPEEETVKEEMEEVQIEPPAATAADQEEEREGNMEQDGDKELENAEMEGFEVGEDEDEGYIVHNEFEEGGFRDPDEEEAGANVA, encoded by the exons ATGGACGGTCGCGGTTACGGTTCTA GTTACTCCAGCTGGGGAAGTGGAGGTCTGGGCAGTAGAG attCAGGTGGCTTTGAATCGTATGGGGGAGGTTATAAGGACTCCATGTCTGGCTCCGGGGGCTTTGGAGGAGGCAGCCATATGAAACGAGGAATCTCTGGTGGATCTCCGCTTTCATCTGGAGGCACACATGCGGATGCAGTCATTGCCAAGATTAACCATCGCCTGGACATGCTCAGTCAGTTCGAAGGAGGATTTAAGGGGCCCCGGGGAGATGG GTTTGACCAGTACGAGTCCTTCGACTCGCGCACATCTGCTCTCCCCTCCCGAGATCTCTACAGATCTGGTGGCAGTAGCTTTGGTTTTGGGGATGTCCGTGGAGACAGCATGCTGTTGAATCAGCAAGGAGGCTCGACCTTCGGAGGGGGAATGGggctgggaggaggaggaggaggctttgACAGCCCTTCCTCTGCCTATGGTGTCGCCAAAATGCGACAGAATATGAGGGAGTCCTTCGCCAGTGGCCAAGGAGGAGGTTCTGGAGGTGGAGGATGGGTTGGAGCAAACCGACGTTCCCCCAGAAGGGGTGGAAGTGCTGGGGGTCGAGGAGGGTTTGGGGGCCGCAGGTCTGACCCCACTCCATTAGGTGGAGGTTTGCGGGGAAGTGGCAGCGGTGTTCAGTCCCATGGCGGCTACTCTCCAGGAGGTGGTAGAGGAAAGCTCCCATCCCTCCTGTCCAACCGCATGTACCCTGAGAGCGGGGGCTTCCAGGGTTCTGCTGCAGGGCCTCACGACTTTCCTGGGAGGCATTTTGGAGGGGGCCCAAGGGCTGGCCGCCAACGAGGCCGCAAGAGACCCCTCAACAAA CAGGTGAAACCGCAGGGCAACTTtcagaagaagagaaagaatCCAGCAGAAGCTGATGAGCCAGAGTCAAAGATGAACAGGAAAGAGGATGAAGGGACGGAAACGACACCAG AAGAACCAGAAAAAGCTGATGATGACAAAGCAGAGACGGCAGCCGAT gagACGCAACCCACTGAAGGAGAAGATGTCG CTGCTCCCAAACAGGAGGAAATGACAAAGCCTCATGGAAAACAGAGCCAAGGACAGGAGAAGtcaaaaaacaggaagagaagaGGATTCTTGGAAAG AGTGATGTTTGCATGTTCCGTGTGCAAGTTTCGCTCCTTCTACAAAGCCGATATGGAAGTTCATCTTGAAAGTCGCTTTCACAAGGAGCACTTTAAGTTCCTTTCCAGTCAGCTGTCCAAGCCCACCACAGACTTCTTACAG GAGTACCTTATGAACAAGTTTAAGAAAACTGATGAACGGGTCAGCCAGATGGAAAATCACAGTGCTGCTATCTGCCAGATGTACAGAGAACAGGACTTGACCAGGG AACTGGGCATGGAGCACTTCATGAGGAAGGTGGAGGCAGCTCACTGTTCAGCGTGTGATGTTTTCATTCCCATGCAGCCCCATCTGATCCAGAAACACATCAAGTCTCATGACCATAACTACAACCGAAAG GGAATGATGGAACAGTCCAAGCGAGGATGTCTGTCAGTCGCTCGAAGCATTCTTAACCACAAACTGATTGGCAAGAAGCTGGAGAGCTACCTTAAG GGTGAAAACCCGTTTGTTGGTAACCAGGATGAGCAGGATCCAGAGGACTCCATAGCGAACGAAGCCTCTGAGGTAACCAGTGAGGCAGCAGCTGGTCAGACAGAGGTCAAAGACGAACCTGTGCCTGAGGAAGAGACTGTCAAAGAAGAGATGGAAGAGGTGCAGATAGAACCGCCGGCAGCTACAGCTGCAGACCAAGAAGAAGAACGAGAGGGCAACATGGAGCAGGACGGAGACAAGGAGCTGGAGAATGCAGAAATGGAGGGTTTTGAAGTtggagaggatgaagatgagggaTACATAGTACACAATGAGTTCGAGGAAGGGGGGTTCCGGGATCCTGACGAGGAGGAAGCGGGGGCCAATGTTGCCTAA